A window of Strigops habroptila isolate Jane chromosome 5, bStrHab1.2.pri, whole genome shotgun sequence contains these coding sequences:
- the NXPH2 gene encoding neurexophilin-2 isoform X1 translates to MVHLRPLPLVVVQGVLQLVFCDTNQVVQATDVLDWEDKDAAETLVDHVVHSRIINPLRLFVKPSPVLKHGQVSYSDSMENFWDWLSNITEVQESLTRTKRRPIVKTGKFKKMFGWGDFHSNIKTVKLNLLITGKIVDHGNGTFSVYFRHNSTGLGNVSVSLVPPSKVVEFESSPQSTLETKESKSFNCRIEYEKTDRAKKTALCNFDPSKICYQEQTQSHVSWLCSKPFKVICIYIAFYSVDYKLVQKVCPDYNYHSETPYLSSG, encoded by the coding sequence gTATTTTGTGACACTAACCAAGTCGTACAAGCCACAGACGTGCTGGACTGGGAAGACAAAGATGCTGCAGAGACACTGGTTGACCACGTGGTCCATTCCAGGATCATCAATCCTTTACGCCTGTTTGTTAAGCCATCTCCAGTACTGAAACACGGCCAGGTGTCCTACTCCGACAGTATGGAAAACTTTTGGGATTGGTTGTCCAACATCACGGAGGTTCAGGAATCTCTCACACGAACTAAACGCAGACCTATAGTAAAAACTGGGAAATTCAAGAAAATGTTTGGATGGGGCGACTTCCACTCTAACATCAAAACTGTTAAGCTGAACCTCCTCATCACAGGGAAAATCGTCGATCACGGCAATGGGACGTTCAGTGTTTATTTCCGACATAACTCCACAGGATTGGGAAATGTTTCTGTAAGCCTGGTGCCACCTTCCAAGGTGGTTGAGTTTGAATCGTCTCCACAGTCAACACTGGAGACCAAGGAATCCAAGTCCTTCAACTGCCGAATTGAGTACGAAAAAACAGACCGTGCTAAAAAAACTGCCTTGTGCAATTTTGATCCTTCAAAGATCTGCTACCAAGAGCAGACTCAAAGCCATGTCTCCTGGTTGTGTTCCAAACCCTTTAAAGTTATCTGCATCTACATTGCTTTCTACAGCGTAGATTACAAACTGGTGCAAAAGGTCTGTCCCGATTATAATTACCATAGTGAGACTCCGTACTTGTCCTCTGGCTGA
- the NXPH2 gene encoding neurexophilin-2 isoform X2, whose amino-acid sequence MCVCPCALARGQSEVFCDTNQVVQATDVLDWEDKDAAETLVDHVVHSRIINPLRLFVKPSPVLKHGQVSYSDSMENFWDWLSNITEVQESLTRTKRRPIVKTGKFKKMFGWGDFHSNIKTVKLNLLITGKIVDHGNGTFSVYFRHNSTGLGNVSVSLVPPSKVVEFESSPQSTLETKESKSFNCRIEYEKTDRAKKTALCNFDPSKICYQEQTQSHVSWLCSKPFKVICIYIAFYSVDYKLVQKVCPDYNYHSETPYLSSG is encoded by the exons atgtgtgtgtgtccctgtgCCCTTGCCAGAGGACAGTCAGAG gTATTTTGTGACACTAACCAAGTCGTACAAGCCACAGACGTGCTGGACTGGGAAGACAAAGATGCTGCAGAGACACTGGTTGACCACGTGGTCCATTCCAGGATCATCAATCCTTTACGCCTGTTTGTTAAGCCATCTCCAGTACTGAAACACGGCCAGGTGTCCTACTCCGACAGTATGGAAAACTTTTGGGATTGGTTGTCCAACATCACGGAGGTTCAGGAATCTCTCACACGAACTAAACGCAGACCTATAGTAAAAACTGGGAAATTCAAGAAAATGTTTGGATGGGGCGACTTCCACTCTAACATCAAAACTGTTAAGCTGAACCTCCTCATCACAGGGAAAATCGTCGATCACGGCAATGGGACGTTCAGTGTTTATTTCCGACATAACTCCACAGGATTGGGAAATGTTTCTGTAAGCCTGGTGCCACCTTCCAAGGTGGTTGAGTTTGAATCGTCTCCACAGTCAACACTGGAGACCAAGGAATCCAAGTCCTTCAACTGCCGAATTGAGTACGAAAAAACAGACCGTGCTAAAAAAACTGCCTTGTGCAATTTTGATCCTTCAAAGATCTGCTACCAAGAGCAGACTCAAAGCCATGTCTCCTGGTTGTGTTCCAAACCCTTTAAAGTTATCTGCATCTACATTGCTTTCTACAGCGTAGATTACAAACTGGTGCAAAAGGTCTGTCCCGATTATAATTACCATAGTGAGACTCCGTACTTGTCCTCTGGCTGA